The Kutzneria kofuensis genome has a window encoding:
- a CDS encoding holo-ACP synthase, giving the protein MRGIGVDLADLRRMSRWRTRFPADVLGKVFTSGELAEVDSHPHPAVRMGVSVAGKEACGKALGRGLVGMAWTDIAVRAGPAGALRLELSGAAAAHAWRAGVRGWTGCWSHLADRALVLVRVIAWNTRRGEPLWQDMSTTRSSSRRPSS; this is encoded by the coding sequence GTGCGGGGCATCGGCGTCGACCTGGCCGACCTGCGGCGGATGTCCCGGTGGCGAACCAGGTTCCCCGCTGACGTCCTCGGCAAGGTGTTCACCTCCGGCGAGCTCGCCGAGGTGGACAGCCATCCGCACCCGGCGGTGCGGATGGGCGTGAGCGTGGCCGGCAAGGAGGCGTGCGGCAAGGCACTGGGCCGTGGCCTGGTGGGCATGGCGTGGACCGACATCGCCGTGCGCGCCGGCCCCGCCGGCGCCCTGCGCCTGGAACTGAGCGGCGCCGCCGCCGCGCACGCCTGGCGCGCCGGGGTGCGCGGCTGGACCGGCTGCTGGTCGCACCTCGCGGACCGCGCACTGGTGCTGGTCCGCGTCATCGCGTGGAACACGAGAAGGGGAGAACCGCTGTGGCAGGACATGTCGACAACCAGATCTTCATCGAGGCGCCCGTCGAGCTGA
- a CDS encoding phosphopantetheine-binding protein, with protein MTDTTSDQITDEVVRAIAAIGIAADDITSAARLRSDLELDSTELVEITLELKRTLGVDIDLELDADPSVADVCALVGKAAGALS; from the coding sequence ATGACCGACACCACCAGCGACCAGATCACCGACGAGGTCGTCCGGGCCATCGCCGCCATCGGCATCGCCGCCGACGACATCACCTCCGCCGCCCGGCTGCGCAGCGACCTCGAGCTGGATTCCACCGAGCTGGTCGAGATCACCCTGGAGCTCAAGCGCACCCTCGGCGTCGACATCGACCTCGAACTGGACGCCGACCCCAGCGTCGCCGATGTGTGCGCCCTCGTCGGCAAGGCCGCCGGGGCCCTGAGCTGA
- a CDS encoding beta-ketoacyl-[acyl-carrier-protein] synthase family protein gives MADRPRVLITGIGTVNPLGNDRETFWKNCLSAASAIAPIDRFDAGGLPIHLAAQVREFDRFDHVPRRLAVKSDVFAHYAIAATAEALAHARLDLAGEDEFRTGISFGNNSGGWDLCERGFREYYEQGPSMINPWQATAWFPTAAQGFTSIRYGVRGFSKSFACDRASGATALHHALRSLAWGRNDVVLAGGSEAPITRLGVAAHVTTGELTRSADPATAYRPFRPGRDGLVLGEGATVLVLETAERATRRGAEVLGEVLAVEQRTTDPADPAGLESALRAALDRAGRRPAEVGVVFAEGAGGVVADAVEARALARVFGPRGVPVTVPKAAYGHQYGASAATEVACAVLMLRDKAIPPTPGGGDADPDCPVDLVTGTRPVETDTVVVVSRAREGANVVIVLGRADTDHHHQEPERSMP, from the coding sequence GTGGCTGACCGGCCCCGTGTCCTGATCACCGGTATCGGCACGGTGAACCCCCTCGGCAACGACCGGGAGACCTTCTGGAAGAACTGCCTGTCCGCCGCGTCGGCGATCGCCCCGATCGACCGATTCGACGCCGGCGGCCTGCCGATCCACCTGGCCGCGCAGGTCCGCGAGTTCGACCGGTTCGATCACGTCCCGCGCCGCCTCGCGGTCAAGAGCGACGTGTTCGCCCACTACGCGATCGCGGCCACCGCCGAGGCGCTCGCGCACGCGCGCCTCGACCTGGCTGGTGAGGACGAGTTCCGCACCGGCATCAGCTTCGGCAACAACAGCGGCGGCTGGGACCTGTGCGAACGCGGCTTCCGCGAGTACTACGAACAAGGCCCGTCGATGATCAACCCGTGGCAGGCGACCGCCTGGTTCCCCACGGCCGCGCAGGGCTTCACCAGCATCCGCTACGGCGTGCGGGGCTTCTCCAAGAGTTTCGCGTGCGACCGCGCCAGCGGCGCCACCGCCCTGCACCACGCGTTGCGCAGCCTCGCCTGGGGCCGCAACGACGTCGTCCTGGCCGGCGGCTCAGAAGCCCCCATCACACGCCTGGGAGTCGCCGCCCACGTCACCACCGGCGAGCTGACCCGCTCCGCCGACCCGGCCACCGCCTACCGGCCCTTCCGGCCCGGCCGCGACGGCCTCGTCCTCGGCGAAGGCGCCACCGTGCTGGTCCTGGAGACCGCCGAGCGAGCCACCCGGCGCGGTGCCGAGGTGCTCGGCGAGGTTCTCGCCGTCGAACAGCGCACCACGGATCCGGCCGACCCGGCCGGGCTGGAGTCCGCGCTGCGCGCCGCCCTCGACCGCGCCGGTCGCCGACCCGCGGAGGTCGGTGTCGTGTTCGCCGAGGGCGCGGGCGGCGTCGTCGCGGACGCCGTGGAGGCGCGGGCGCTGGCGCGGGTGTTCGGGCCGCGTGGCGTGCCCGTCACCGTCCCCAAGGCCGCCTACGGACACCAGTACGGCGCGAGCGCCGCCACCGAGGTGGCGTGCGCGGTGCTGATGCTGCGCGACAAGGCGATACCGCCCACCCCGGGCGGCGGCGACGCCGACCCGGACTGCCCGGTCGACCTGGTCACCGGGACCCGGCCGGTGGAGACCGACACCGTCGTCGTCGTGAGCCGCGCCCGCGAGGGCGCCAACGTGGTCATCGTGCTCGGCCGGGCCGACACCGACCACCACCACCAGGAACCGGAACGGAGCATGCCATGA
- a CDS encoding MBL fold metallo-hydrolase, with the protein MTGTTVAQDTRVPVEVADDVVAVLNGAGRLGRANSTILLDGRDAVVIDTMLTTGMAASITAEVARRGATTRLVVNTHNHLDHLGGNPAFPDTEILAHPTTGRIVALMAAEPRFLPGMLAHFGVDAEGFTLTGPTTTDLDHAALPDGARIRAFLGAHSPADLTVWLPDSRVLVTGDLCSHGVTPLARHGNLAGWAAALDELSALDPTVVVPGHGPVATADALHACRDYLRAVRAAAADLAAAHPDAVRGLVGTLEGRPDPAAAALLADAADRLDAGPVAGWAEPERTRINLVVGVAEVTGTPLSLKPVAGPHPGGPAAREGAGTPAREEVRGG; encoded by the coding sequence GTGACCGGGACGACCGTGGCGCAGGACACCCGCGTGCCCGTCGAGGTCGCTGACGACGTCGTCGCCGTCCTCAACGGCGCCGGGCGGCTCGGCCGGGCCAACTCCACGATCCTGCTCGACGGCCGTGACGCCGTCGTGATCGACACGATGCTCACCACCGGCATGGCCGCCTCGATCACCGCCGAGGTGGCCCGTCGCGGCGCCACCACCCGGCTCGTGGTCAACACCCACAACCACCTCGACCACCTCGGCGGCAACCCCGCGTTCCCGGACACGGAGATCCTCGCCCACCCCACCACCGGGCGGATCGTCGCGCTGATGGCCGCCGAACCCCGTTTCCTGCCCGGGATGCTGGCCCACTTCGGCGTCGACGCCGAAGGCTTCACGCTCACCGGCCCGACCACCACCGACCTGGACCACGCGGCCCTGCCCGATGGCGCGCGCATTCGCGCGTTCCTCGGCGCGCACAGCCCCGCCGACCTGACCGTATGGCTGCCCGACAGCCGTGTGCTGGTCACCGGCGACCTGTGCTCGCACGGGGTGACCCCGCTGGCCCGACACGGCAACTTGGCCGGCTGGGCCGCCGCGCTGGACGAATTGAGCGCCCTGGACCCGACCGTCGTCGTGCCCGGCCACGGCCCGGTGGCGACGGCCGACGCGCTGCACGCCTGCCGCGACTACCTGCGTGCCGTGCGAGCCGCCGCGGCCGACCTGGCCGCCGCCCACCCGGACGCGGTTCGTGGGCTCGTCGGCACGCTCGAGGGCAGGCCCGACCCGGCGGCCGCCGCGCTGCTCGCCGACGCCGCGGACCGGCTCGACGCCGGCCCGGTCGCCGGGTGGGCGGAACCGGAACGCACTCGAATCAACCTGGTGGTCGGCGTCGCCGAGGTCACCGGCACGCCCCTGTCGCTCAAACCCGTCGCCGGGCCACACCCGGGCGGACCGGCCGCTCGTGAGGGCGCGGGGACACCCGCGCGGGAGGAGGTGCGAGGTGGCTGA
- a CDS encoding SRPBCC family protein → MSGHLDNDIVIAAPLDLVWRIANDVERWPELFVDEYAAAELIEVDGERKVFRLTMVPDEQGRQRSWVSERITDPERHTVNSRRVETGPFLYMHIFQHFAEIPGGTRVRWVQDFEVLPEAPFTTEQVADRIGRNSLAQLLRHKEFIETEAALA, encoded by the coding sequence GTGTCCGGGCACCTCGACAACGACATCGTGATCGCAGCTCCGCTGGACCTCGTGTGGCGCATCGCGAACGACGTGGAGCGTTGGCCAGAGCTGTTCGTCGACGAGTACGCCGCCGCCGAACTGATCGAGGTGGACGGCGAGCGGAAGGTCTTCCGGCTGACGATGGTCCCCGACGAGCAGGGCAGGCAGCGCAGCTGGGTTTCCGAACGGATCACCGACCCGGAGCGGCACACGGTCAACTCCCGCCGGGTGGAGACCGGCCCGTTCCTCTACATGCACATCTTCCAGCACTTCGCCGAGATCCCCGGCGGCACCCGGGTGCGGTGGGTGCAGGACTTCGAGGTGCTGCCCGAGGCGCCGTTCACCACCGAGCAGGTGGCTGACCGCATCGGCCGCAACTCCCTGGCGCAGTTGCTGCGGCACAAGGAGTTCATCGAGACCGAGGCGGCACTGGCGTGA